The Microbacterium sp. SORGH_AS_0862 genome has a segment encoding these proteins:
- a CDS encoding cation-translocating P-type ATPase, with protein sequence MSDTQRPVDARPEAAAWWAMDADRVAAELGGDAAEGLSDEEAAGRLAADGPNAIAAPPSPRAVTIALRQLADPMNLMLIGVVVVSILIAQPSVAVVVALLVGLNVVLGTRQELAARRSVDALAQLQIPQVRVLRQGTLRQIDATDVVVGDVVQLEAGDLVPADGRILRSATCETQESALTGESAPVPKDAETLADDDVALGDRENMLFQNTSLTRGTAAMVVTETGMQTQMGRIAGMLTAVVGTRSPLQRELDGLTKVLGLIAWGAVAIMIVLGFARGESIQTVLLVGIAMAVSAIPSGLPTFVQVMLSYGAKQLAEHRAVVKNLSDVETLGATSAINSDKTGTLTLNQMTARRLYARGQWFSVEGEGYRKSGALRHAAGLEVPDFTALAYGLCLNSDATVSDAGTVVGDPTEAALVVLAAKLGADAEETRRLYPRVAEVPFDSAYKFMVTCHDVPWDGDSAFVATIKGGPDVVLDRCTHALTAEGVVPIARAHDDILAANARLSGEGLRVLAFGYRILDDEREAAIVDPMAFSEAFVFVALVGIVDPLRPEAIEAVRIAAGAGIEVRMITGDHAVTAAAIGDELGLGPGAISGSELRELSDAELSARLPELHVFGRVTPEDKLRVARLLQERGDIVAMTGDAVNDAAALKQADIGVAMGSGSEVTKQAARMILTDDDFGTLVEAIRLGRGIYEKIVGYVRYQMSTLFSLVLLFLAASVFDINNGVPLTPLMVIFLSTFITFFPVLTITFGPDPDGIMSRPPRDVRQTLANRGSITQWLVYGGTIFATALAALLLAPGEARTTEASVPVTMAFVVISLGSVLAGMAMRRDPASGFTAPWADALKWMWIPVALTVVCVEVGFAQNLLMTTSLSGGEWLLALALSVIPAVVVEADKALRRAHARRS encoded by the coding sequence ATGAGCGACACGCAGAGACCGGTGGACGCGCGGCCCGAGGCAGCAGCGTGGTGGGCGATGGATGCCGACCGCGTGGCGGCCGAGCTCGGTGGGGATGCTGCCGAGGGGCTGTCCGACGAGGAGGCGGCCGGACGACTGGCCGCCGACGGCCCGAATGCGATCGCCGCGCCACCCTCGCCGAGGGCGGTGACCATCGCGCTGCGTCAGCTCGCCGACCCGATGAACCTCATGCTCATCGGCGTCGTGGTGGTCAGCATCCTCATCGCGCAGCCGTCCGTGGCCGTCGTGGTGGCATTGCTCGTGGGGCTGAACGTGGTGCTCGGCACGCGTCAGGAGCTCGCGGCGCGTCGCAGCGTCGATGCCCTCGCCCAGCTGCAGATCCCCCAGGTGCGGGTGCTCCGCCAGGGCACGCTGCGCCAGATCGACGCGACGGATGTCGTCGTCGGGGACGTCGTCCAGCTGGAGGCGGGAGACCTCGTCCCGGCCGACGGCCGCATCCTGCGCAGCGCGACCTGCGAGACGCAGGAATCGGCTCTGACGGGGGAGAGCGCCCCGGTGCCGAAGGATGCGGAAACGCTCGCCGACGACGATGTCGCCCTAGGCGACCGCGAGAACATGCTCTTCCAGAACACGAGCCTCACGCGGGGCACCGCCGCGATGGTGGTGACCGAGACCGGGATGCAGACCCAGATGGGCCGCATCGCGGGGATGCTCACGGCGGTCGTCGGCACGCGGAGCCCTCTGCAGCGGGAGCTGGACGGGCTCACGAAGGTCTTGGGACTCATCGCGTGGGGCGCCGTCGCGATCATGATCGTGCTGGGATTCGCCCGCGGCGAGTCGATCCAGACGGTCCTGCTCGTGGGGATCGCCATGGCGGTCTCCGCCATTCCTTCCGGTCTGCCTACCTTCGTGCAGGTCATGCTCTCGTACGGCGCCAAGCAGCTCGCCGAGCACCGGGCGGTCGTCAAGAACCTGAGCGACGTGGAGACCCTCGGTGCCACCTCCGCGATCAACTCGGACAAGACCGGCACACTGACGCTCAACCAGATGACCGCTCGCCGCCTCTACGCCCGCGGCCAGTGGTTCTCGGTCGAGGGCGAGGGATATCGCAAGTCAGGAGCGCTGCGTCATGCCGCCGGCCTCGAGGTGCCCGACTTCACGGCGCTCGCGTACGGGCTTTGCCTCAACAGCGACGCGACGGTCTCGGATGCGGGCACGGTGGTGGGGGATCCGACCGAGGCGGCCCTGGTGGTGCTCGCGGCCAAGCTCGGCGCAGATGCGGAGGAGACGCGGCGACTGTATCCGCGCGTCGCCGAGGTGCCCTTCGACTCGGCGTACAAGTTCATGGTGACCTGCCACGACGTGCCGTGGGACGGCGACAGCGCGTTCGTCGCGACCATCAAGGGCGGACCGGATGTGGTCCTCGATCGCTGCACGCACGCGCTGACCGCGGAGGGCGTGGTGCCCATCGCCCGGGCACACGACGACATCCTCGCGGCCAACGCCCGACTCTCGGGCGAGGGACTGCGCGTGCTGGCGTTCGGCTACCGCATCCTCGACGACGAGCGGGAGGCGGCGATCGTCGATCCGATGGCCTTCTCGGAGGCCTTCGTGTTCGTGGCCCTCGTCGGCATCGTCGATCCTCTGCGGCCCGAGGCGATCGAGGCGGTGCGGATCGCTGCGGGCGCCGGCATCGAGGTGCGCATGATCACGGGGGATCACGCCGTCACGGCGGCCGCGATCGGCGACGAGCTGGGGCTCGGACCCGGGGCCATCAGCGGCTCCGAGCTGCGCGAGCTGAGCGATGCGGAGCTGTCGGCCCGCCTGCCTGAGCTGCACGTGTTCGGTCGCGTCACCCCGGAGGACAAGCTGCGGGTGGCGCGTCTCCTGCAGGAACGCGGCGACATCGTCGCGATGACCGGCGACGCGGTCAACGATGCCGCCGCCCTCAAACAGGCCGACATCGGGGTGGCCATGGGCTCCGGGAGCGAGGTCACGAAGCAGGCGGCGCGCATGATCCTGACGGACGACGACTTCGGGACGCTCGTCGAAGCCATCCGGCTGGGACGCGGCATCTACGAGAAGATCGTCGGCTACGTGCGGTACCAGATGTCGACGCTGTTCTCCCTCGTTCTGCTCTTCCTCGCCGCCAGCGTCTTCGACATCAACAACGGTGTGCCCCTCACGCCGCTCATGGTTATCTTCCTCAGCACCTTCATCACGTTCTTCCCCGTTCTGACCATCACGTTCGGGCCCGACCCCGACGGCATCATGTCCCGACCGCCTCGCGACGTCCGCCAGACCCTCGCGAACCGCGGCTCCATCACGCAGTGGCTCGTGTACGGCGGCACCATCTTCGCCACCGCGCTGGCCGCGCTCCTACTGGCCCCCGGCGAAGCGCGCACCACCGAGGCCTCGGTGCCGGTCACGATGGCCTTCGTCGTCATCAGCCTGGGATCCGTGCTGGCGGGCATGGCGATGCGGCGGGACCCCGCATCCGGATTCACGGCGCCGTGGGCGGACGCCCTCAAGTGGATGTGGATCCCCGTCGCCCTGACCGTCGTCTGCGTGGAGGTCGGGTTCGCCCAGAACCTGCTGATGACCACGAGCCTCAGCGGCGGCGAGTGGCTGCTGGCGCTCGCGCTGTCGGTGATCCCCGCCGTCGTGGTGGAGGCGGACAAGGCCTTGCGTCGCGCCCACGCTCGCCGCTCCTGA
- a CDS encoding acetylxylan esterase yields MPRFDMDPHALREYRPEVREPADFDAFWAETIASSRAAGEEVRYQRVASPFTLVDVYDVTFSGYAGEPVRAWLTAPAGADEPLPAVVEYNGYGGGRGLAGERLGWANAGYAHLLMDTRGQGSMWGTGGDTPDPHGTGPSVSGFMTRGIEDPAQYYYRRVFTDAVRLVDAARTLDIVDADRVAVCGGSQGGGIALAAGALSEGLVAVMPDVPFLCHFERAVGLTDADPYQEIVRYLAVHRHTEERVFTTLSYFDGVNMARRSEAPALFSTALHDQTCPPSTVFAARNHYAGEADIEVYPHNQHEGGLMYQWFAQAEFLAARV; encoded by the coding sequence ATGCCGCGCTTCGACATGGATCCTCACGCCCTCCGCGAGTACCGGCCCGAGGTGCGCGAGCCCGCCGACTTCGACGCCTTCTGGGCCGAGACGATCGCCTCCTCCCGCGCCGCGGGCGAGGAGGTGCGCTATCAGCGCGTCGCGTCGCCGTTCACCCTGGTCGACGTCTACGACGTCACCTTCAGCGGCTACGCGGGCGAACCGGTGCGCGCCTGGCTGACCGCACCGGCCGGCGCCGACGAGCCGCTGCCGGCGGTCGTCGAGTACAACGGCTACGGCGGCGGACGGGGGCTCGCGGGTGAGCGCCTCGGCTGGGCCAACGCCGGCTACGCGCACCTGTTGATGGACACCCGCGGTCAGGGCTCGATGTGGGGAACCGGCGGCGACACCCCCGACCCTCACGGCACCGGTCCGTCGGTCAGCGGCTTCATGACACGCGGCATCGAGGATCCGGCGCAGTACTACTACCGTCGCGTGTTCACGGATGCGGTGCGCCTGGTGGATGCGGCGCGCACGCTCGACATCGTCGACGCCGACCGCGTCGCGGTGTGCGGAGGCAGCCAGGGCGGCGGGATCGCGCTGGCCGCGGGCGCCTTGTCGGAGGGACTTGTCGCGGTCATGCCCGACGTGCCGTTCCTGTGCCACTTCGAACGGGCGGTCGGGCTCACGGACGCGGATCCCTACCAGGAGATCGTGCGCTACCTCGCGGTGCACCGCCACACCGAGGAGCGCGTGTTCACCACGCTGTCCTACTTCGACGGCGTCAACATGGCGCGCCGCTCGGAGGCTCCCGCCCTGTTCTCGACAGCGCTGCACGATCAGACGTGCCCGCCCTCGACGGTCTTCGCCGCCCGCAACCACTACGCGGGCGAGGCGGACATCGAGGTCTATCCCCACAACCAGCACGAGGGCGGTCTCATGTACCAGTGGTTCGCCCAGGCGGAGTTCCTCGCCGCACGCGTGTGA
- a CDS encoding ABC transporter ATP-binding protein produces the protein MSTVTGTSGEDRSDYTRAESREIRRRSMRLLGSLIAPLRGKLILAAVVLVVSTALRVVGPALIAFGIDNALPAVLNELDWLPTIGVVAVYLASGLLGAALIGWYAVVAARLTQAVMLDLRTRIFRHTQRLSLEFHESYTSGRIISRQTSDLDTIRELLDGGLNELVSGVLFGAFTLIALLLLDWQSGVVLIVMGIPLGLLMRWFYRRSQMVYRESRVISAKVIVHFVETMTGIRAVKAFRKEKRGDVEFGELSEQYRDVNMRSIRLFGTFEPGLMAISTLSLGAVLLLGGIRVAGGALEIGVLLAAVLYVRNFFSPLQEVAMFLNSYQSAAAALEKVSGVLEEEPTVPEPAHPVALERPRGAIRFDDVAFGYGDGRVVLPDFSLDVPAGQTIALVGTTGAGKSTLAKLVSRFYDPTRGSVTLDGVDLRTLGSADLRRAIVMVTQEAYLFSGTVADNIALGKPDATLDEVRDAAMAVGAHAFIEALPDGYDTDVNKRGGRVSAGQRQLISFARAFLANPAVLILDEATASLDIPSERQIQSALGTLLADRTAIIIAHRLSTVAIADRVLVMEHGRIVEDDAPEALIGGTGTFARLHAAWRDSLV, from the coding sequence ATGAGTACCGTCACGGGAACCAGCGGCGAAGACCGCTCCGACTACACCCGCGCCGAGAGCCGGGAGATCCGGCGCCGCTCGATGCGACTGCTCGGTTCACTCATCGCTCCGCTGCGCGGCAAGCTCATCCTCGCCGCCGTCGTGCTCGTCGTCTCGACGGCGCTGAGGGTGGTCGGTCCGGCGCTGATCGCATTCGGTATCGACAACGCGCTGCCGGCGGTGCTGAACGAGCTGGACTGGCTGCCCACGATCGGCGTGGTGGCCGTCTATCTCGCATCCGGGCTGCTGGGTGCCGCCCTCATCGGGTGGTACGCGGTGGTCGCGGCACGCCTCACGCAGGCGGTCATGCTCGACCTGCGCACCCGGATCTTCCGCCACACCCAGCGGCTGAGCCTCGAGTTCCACGAGTCGTACACCTCGGGACGCATCATCTCCCGCCAGACGAGCGACCTCGACACGATCCGGGAGCTCCTCGACGGCGGCCTCAACGAGCTCGTCTCGGGCGTGCTGTTCGGTGCCTTCACGCTCATCGCCCTGCTGCTGCTGGACTGGCAGAGCGGGGTCGTGCTCATCGTCATGGGCATCCCGCTCGGCCTGCTCATGCGCTGGTTCTACCGCCGCTCGCAGATGGTCTACCGAGAGTCGCGCGTGATCAGCGCGAAGGTCATCGTGCATTTCGTGGAGACGATGACCGGCATCCGCGCGGTCAAGGCGTTCCGCAAGGAGAAGCGCGGCGACGTCGAGTTCGGCGAGCTGAGCGAGCAGTACCGCGACGTGAACATGCGCTCCATCCGGCTGTTCGGCACGTTCGAGCCCGGGCTGATGGCGATCTCGACACTGAGTCTCGGTGCGGTGCTGCTCCTGGGCGGCATCCGTGTCGCCGGCGGAGCGCTGGAGATCGGGGTGCTGCTGGCCGCCGTGCTGTACGTGCGCAACTTCTTCTCGCCGCTGCAGGAGGTGGCGATGTTCCTGAACTCCTACCAGTCGGCCGCAGCGGCACTGGAGAAGGTGTCGGGCGTGCTGGAGGAGGAGCCCACGGTTCCCGAGCCCGCGCATCCCGTGGCACTGGAGCGCCCGCGCGGCGCCATCCGTTTCGACGACGTGGCGTTCGGTTACGGCGACGGGCGCGTCGTGTTGCCCGACTTCTCGCTGGACGTTCCGGCGGGTCAGACGATCGCCCTGGTCGGCACGACGGGGGCGGGCAAGTCGACGCTGGCCAAACTCGTCTCCCGCTTCTACGACCCGACCCGCGGATCCGTGACGCTCGACGGCGTGGACCTGCGGACGCTCGGTTCGGCCGATCTGCGCCGCGCGATCGTCATGGTGACGCAGGAGGCGTACCTGTTCAGCGGAACGGTCGCCGACAACATCGCGCTGGGGAAGCCGGACGCGACCCTCGACGAGGTGCGGGATGCGGCGATGGCCGTCGGTGCACACGCGTTCATCGAGGCACTCCCCGACGGTTACGACACGGACGTGAACAAGCGCGGCGGCCGTGTGTCGGCGGGACAGCGCCAGTTGATCTCGTTCGCGCGCGCCTTCCTGGCGAACCCGGCGGTGCTGATCCTCGACGAGGCGACCGCCTCGCTCGACATCCCGAGCGAGCGTCAGATCCAGTCGGCTCTCGGGACGCTGCTCGCGGATCGCACGGCCATCATCATCGCCCACCGCCTCTCGACGGTCGCGATCGCGGATCGCGTGCTCGTCATGGAGCACGGGCGCATCGTCGAGGACGACGCGCCCGAGGCGCTCATCGGCGGCACCGGCACGTTCGCGCGCCTGCACGCCGCCTGGCGCGACTCGCTCGTGTGA
- a CDS encoding ABC transporter ATP-binding protein encodes MSSTPSRSSTEPSTLRALARLLPFVRPVLRPLVLGAVSALAASVVALMIPLVLEGVVAGPIASADPTQILWGTLAVIGLGLAEAALVWGRRWFVLAPSTRVEYALRTGFAARLQRLPVAFHDRWQSGQLLSRMMQDISLIRRWLAFGVILLVVNVLTIALGSVLLFQWHWVLGTIFLLCSAPLWYAGYRFEKQYGVLARQSQDQAGDLATAVEESVHGIRVLKAFGRGSHALAKFARQAETLRQTELRKATAIGLIWFWLVLLPEIAFALCLAAGIVLAQLGQLSVAQLFAFFAMATVLRWPMESIGFLFSFLLDARTATDRVFEVFDEQVTIDDPDDPVSIENPRGRLVFENVHFRYQDAPDAQRDLLDGIDLALEPGETMALVGLTGSGKTTLTTLPTRLYDVTGGRVTLDGVDVRDLTLAELRTHISMAFEEATLFSSSVRENVLLGRDDLDAASPEGERVLREALDVAQAEFVERLPAGVDTVIGEEGLSLSGGQRQRLALARAVAARPSVLVLDDPLSALDVDTEARVEEGLRGVLADTTALIVAHRPSTVALADRVALLEDGRVTAVGTHSELMRSSAHYRHVISSLDEKEEVR; translated from the coding sequence ATGAGTTCCACACCTTCTCGTTCGTCCACCGAACCGTCCACGCTTCGCGCCCTCGCGCGGCTCCTGCCGTTCGTGCGCCCTGTGCTGCGTCCGCTCGTGCTCGGCGCCGTCAGCGCGCTCGCCGCCAGCGTCGTCGCCCTGATGATCCCGCTCGTGCTCGAGGGCGTCGTCGCGGGGCCGATCGCCTCCGCCGATCCGACGCAGATCCTCTGGGGCACGCTCGCCGTCATCGGGCTCGGGCTCGCCGAGGCCGCTCTCGTCTGGGGTCGGCGCTGGTTCGTGCTCGCGCCTTCGACCAGGGTCGAGTACGCCTTGCGCACCGGCTTCGCCGCGCGCCTGCAACGACTCCCCGTCGCGTTCCACGACCGGTGGCAGTCCGGTCAGCTGCTCAGCCGCATGATGCAGGACATCAGCCTCATCCGACGCTGGCTCGCCTTCGGCGTCATCCTGCTCGTCGTCAACGTGCTGACGATCGCGCTGGGGTCGGTGCTGCTGTTCCAGTGGCACTGGGTGCTCGGCACGATCTTCCTGCTGTGTTCGGCTCCCCTCTGGTACGCCGGGTATCGCTTCGAGAAGCAATACGGGGTGCTCGCCCGCCAGAGCCAGGACCAGGCGGGCGATCTCGCGACCGCCGTCGAGGAGAGCGTGCACGGCATCCGCGTCCTGAAGGCGTTCGGGCGCGGATCCCACGCTCTCGCGAAGTTCGCGCGCCAGGCCGAGACGCTGCGCCAGACGGAGCTGCGCAAGGCCACGGCCATCGGCCTGATCTGGTTCTGGCTGGTCCTGCTGCCCGAGATCGCCTTCGCGCTGTGTCTGGCGGCGGGGATTGTGCTCGCTCAGCTCGGCCAGCTCTCGGTCGCCCAGTTGTTCGCCTTCTTCGCGATGGCGACGGTGCTGCGCTGGCCCATGGAGTCGATCGGCTTCCTCTTCTCGTTCCTCCTGGATGCGCGCACCGCCACCGACCGCGTGTTCGAGGTGTTCGACGAGCAGGTCACGATCGACGATCCGGACGACCCGGTCTCGATCGAGAACCCCCGGGGCCGGCTCGTGTTCGAGAACGTGCACTTCCGCTACCAGGACGCGCCGGACGCGCAGCGCGATCTGCTGGACGGGATCGATCTCGCCCTGGAGCCGGGGGAGACGATGGCGCTCGTGGGCCTCACCGGTTCGGGCAAGACGACGCTGACGACCCTGCCCACCCGCCTGTACGACGTGACCGGCGGGCGCGTCACGCTGGACGGCGTCGATGTGAGGGATCTCACCCTGGCCGAGCTGCGCACGCACATCTCGATGGCGTTCGAGGAGGCGACGCTCTTCTCCTCCTCGGTGCGCGAGAACGTGCTGCTCGGACGCGACGACCTGGATGCGGCCTCGCCGGAGGGCGAGCGCGTGCTGCGCGAAGCGCTGGACGTCGCCCAGGCCGAGTTCGTCGAGCGGCTGCCCGCCGGCGTCGACACCGTCATCGGGGAGGAAGGACTGAGTCTCTCCGGAGGCCAACGCCAGCGTCTCGCCCTGGCCCGCGCGGTCGCCGCGCGGCCGTCGGTGCTCGTGCTCGACGACCCGCTGTCGGCTCTCGACGTCGACACGGAGGCGCGGGTGGAGGAGGGGCTGCGTGGGGTGCTGGCCGACACGACCGCCCTCATCGTCGCGCATCGGCCGTCGACCGTGGCCCTCGCGGATCGCGTCGCTCTCCTGGAAGACGGGCGCGTCACCGCGGTGGGAACGCACAGCGAGCTGATGCGTTCCTCGGCGCACTACCGGCACGTGATCTCGAGTCTGGACGAGAAGGAGGAGGTGCGATGA
- a CDS encoding methylated-DNA--[protein]-cysteine S-methyltransferase, which produces MTAHIATIATPDGAFTALVDDRQRVLASGWSADHEVIIARVRAADRPAEIVEGAVDALDAVAAYYGGDVRAIDEVEVHQTGTAGQLAGWRMLRRIEPGQPLTYAEFAAALGSPRAVRAAASVCARNAPALFVPCHRVLRTGGAMGGFAWGVEVKRSLLAREAS; this is translated from the coding sequence ATGACCGCGCACATCGCCACCATCGCCACCCCTGACGGAGCCTTCACCGCGCTCGTCGACGATCGGCAGCGCGTCCTCGCCTCCGGCTGGAGCGCCGACCACGAGGTCATCATCGCCCGCGTGCGTGCGGCGGATCGACCCGCCGAGATCGTCGAGGGCGCGGTCGACGCCCTGGATGCGGTCGCCGCCTACTACGGCGGCGACGTGCGAGCCATCGACGAGGTCGAGGTGCACCAGACGGGCACCGCCGGACAGCTCGCGGGCTGGCGGATGCTGCGCCGCATCGAGCCGGGCCAGCCCCTCACGTACGCGGAGTTCGCCGCAGCGTTGGGAAGTCCTCGCGCGGTGCGCGCCGCCGCATCCGTCTGCGCGCGCAACGCACCGGCCCTTTTCGTGCCGTGCCACCGCGTGCTCCGCACCGGCGGCGCGATGGGCGGCTTCGCGTGGGGCGTCGAGGTCAAGCGCAGCCTGCTCGCCCGCGAAGCCTCTTGA
- a CDS encoding AlkA N-terminal domain-containing protein translates to MTFDERYRAIDARDARFDGQFVTAVHTTGIYCRPSCPARTPRAENVTFYPTSAAAHEAGYRACKRCLPEAAPGSPEWDLRGDVAGRAMRLIADGVVEREGVPGLARRLGYSSRQLGRILTAELGASPLALARAHRAHTARMLLVGTDLPAADVAFSAGFASVRQFNDTVREVFGMTPLALRARRRSENRATPGEIDLLLAHRRPIDDDGIFAWMTARALPGVETVTTTTFARTLRLAGGSAWFEVRRDGDALRLRARLSQLADLPQLVTRVRRLFDLDADPLAVDQALAAHPELAERVAALPGIRVPGAADPHEMLIRAMVGQQITVAAARTALAALAQHLGERVPAHEGTDLLFPTMAAIAERGAEVLRGPAARTRAIVGAAAALADGSLVLDAGGDAHDQRAALLAMPGIGPWTADYVRMRVTGDPDVFLPGDVAVRTGAARLGLPAEPRALTAWSVRAAPWRSYLTAHLWAAVAGVPAQIPRPARLPNESRIA, encoded by the coding sequence ATGACCTTCGACGAGCGCTACCGTGCGATCGACGCGCGGGACGCGCGCTTCGACGGCCAGTTCGTCACCGCGGTGCACACCACCGGCATCTACTGCCGCCCCAGTTGCCCCGCGCGCACACCCCGCGCCGAGAACGTCACGTTCTATCCCACGAGCGCCGCCGCGCACGAGGCGGGCTACCGCGCCTGCAAGCGCTGTCTGCCCGAGGCTGCGCCCGGCTCGCCGGAGTGGGACCTCCGCGGCGACGTCGCCGGGCGCGCCATGCGTCTCATCGCCGACGGCGTGGTCGAGCGCGAGGGCGTGCCGGGGCTCGCCCGCCGGCTCGGCTACTCGTCGCGGCAGCTCGGCCGCATCCTCACCGCCGAGCTCGGCGCGTCACCGCTCGCACTCGCGCGGGCCCACCGCGCCCACACGGCGCGGATGCTCCTCGTCGGCACGGACCTCCCTGCCGCAGACGTCGCCTTCTCCGCGGGCTTCGCGAGTGTGCGGCAGTTCAACGACACCGTCCGCGAGGTGTTCGGGATGACGCCGCTCGCGCTGCGCGCGCGGCGGAGATCCGAGAACCGTGCGACTCCCGGTGAGATCGATCTGCTCCTCGCGCACCGGCGTCCGATCGACGACGACGGCATCTTCGCGTGGATGACGGCCCGCGCGCTGCCGGGCGTGGAGACCGTCACGACGACGACCTTCGCGCGCACCCTGCGCCTGGCCGGCGGCTCCGCGTGGTTCGAGGTGCGCCGCGACGGCGACGCGCTCCGCTTGCGCGCCCGCCTGTCGCAGCTCGCAGATCTGCCGCAGCTGGTCACGCGGGTGCGTCGGCTGTTCGATCTGGATGCGGATCCGCTCGCCGTCGATCAGGCGCTCGCAGCCCACCCGGAGCTTGCCGAGCGTGTCGCCGCGCTTCCCGGCATCCGCGTCCCCGGCGCCGCGGACCCGCACGAGATGCTCATCCGTGCGATGGTGGGCCAGCAGATCACCGTCGCCGCGGCGCGCACGGCCCTCGCCGCTCTCGCGCAGCACCTGGGGGAGCGGGTGCCCGCCCACGAAGGCACCGACCTGCTCTTCCCGACCATGGCGGCGATCGCCGAGCGCGGCGCAGAGGTGCTGCGCGGCCCCGCCGCCCGCACCCGCGCCATCGTCGGTGCCGCCGCGGCGCTCGCCGACGGCTCGCTGGTGCTCGACGCCGGCGGCGACGCCCACGATCAGCGCGCGGCCCTGCTCGCGATGCCCGGGATCGGACCGTGGACCGCGGACTACGTGCGGATGCGGGTCACGGGCGATCCCGACGTGTTCCTTCCCGGTGACGTCGCCGTGCGCACCGGCGCCGCCCGGCTCGGGCTCCCCGCGGAGCCCCGTGCCCTGACCGCGTGGTCCGTCCGCGCCGCACCCTGGCGCAGCTACCTCACCGCGCACCTTTGGGCCGCCGTCGCCGGCGTGCCCGCGCAGATCCCCCGTCCCGCCCGCCTCCCGAACGAGAGCCGCATCGCATGA
- a CDS encoding IS481 family transposase encodes MVHRNARLTVAGRLILVRRVLGGRPVSHVAKEMGVSRQCAHRWLARYRAAGEAGLSDRSSRPVSSPTATAAATAAAVVELRSRERLGRDDIARACGASPRTVSRLIAKAGLPALHELDPVTGIALRASRRTQVRYERDAPGDLIHIDVKKLGRIPEGGGWRVQGPATIDHHSGRDRKVRLGFDYVHVAVDDHSRLAFAQILPDEKGTTCAAFLAAATEFFTRHGIHIREVMTDNAKNYTVSAAFQGQLSLLNARHITTKPHCPWQNGKAERFNRTMQEHWAYRAPYVSNQHRSEALAPWLEHYNYARAHTACGGQPPISRVSPTS; translated from the coding sequence TTGGTCCACCGTAATGCGCGGCTCACTGTCGCGGGTCGTCTGATTCTCGTGCGCCGGGTTCTCGGCGGACGTCCCGTCTCGCACGTTGCCAAGGAGATGGGCGTCTCGCGTCAGTGCGCTCATCGCTGGCTGGCCCGCTACCGCGCTGCGGGCGAAGCAGGGCTGTCCGATCGGTCTTCGCGTCCGGTGTCGTCTCCGACGGCGACTGCCGCCGCGACAGCAGCCGCCGTCGTTGAGCTGCGCTCGCGTGAGCGGCTCGGGCGCGACGACATCGCCCGCGCTTGCGGGGCCAGCCCGCGCACCGTTTCCCGGCTGATCGCGAAGGCGGGGCTGCCGGCGCTGCACGAGCTGGATCCGGTCACCGGCATCGCGTTGCGCGCGTCACGGCGCACCCAGGTCCGCTACGAGCGTGACGCCCCAGGGGATCTGATCCACATCGATGTGAAGAAGCTCGGCCGCATCCCCGAAGGCGGCGGCTGGCGCGTCCAAGGCCCCGCCACGATCGACCATCACAGCGGTCGGGACCGGAAGGTCAGGCTTGGCTTTGACTACGTCCATGTCGCCGTCGACGACCACTCCCGCCTCGCGTTCGCGCAGATCCTGCCGGACGAGAAGGGCACCACCTGCGCAGCGTTCCTCGCCGCCGCGACCGAGTTCTTCACCCGTCACGGGATCCACATCCGTGAGGTCATGACCGACAACGCCAAGAACTACACCGTCTCGGCCGCGTTCCAAGGCCAGCTGTCCCTCCTCAACGCGAGGCACATCACCACCAAGCCGCACTGCCCCTGGCAGAACGGCAAAGCCGAACGATTCAACCGGACCATGCAGGAACACTGGGCCTACCGGGCCCCCTACGTCTCCAACCAGCACCGCTCCGAAGCGCTCGCGCCCTGGCTCGAGCACTACAACTACGCTCGAGCACACACCGCCTGCGGCGGCCAACCCCCAATCAGCCGGGTGTCACCAACCTCATGA